Proteins encoded together in one Mycobacterium noviomagense window:
- a CDS encoding TetR/AcrR family transcriptional regulator encodes MATSARTPMDGVPSVGRDGPPTRRWAKTDATQGRILDAATDVFAAKGFTAATMADVVAASGASIGSIYHHFGGKKELFLAIFEQMAQAVDGRIEAMLHQADERVDRRRIFELHVRAYLEAMWENRRAARVLVSDDTPAGFESARRKRMTAAFGSWMSVLELDDSLGAQLLRRVLVATMAESSLMAAECEHRSEVTAIIEATIEWIDRLIG; translated from the coding sequence ATGGCGACTTCCGCCCGGACGCCCATGGACGGCGTCCCGAGCGTCGGCCGCGACGGGCCTCCCACCCGCCGCTGGGCGAAAACGGATGCGACGCAAGGGCGCATCCTCGACGCCGCGACCGATGTCTTCGCGGCCAAGGGTTTCACCGCCGCCACGATGGCGGACGTGGTGGCCGCGTCGGGCGCCAGCATCGGCAGCATCTATCACCACTTCGGCGGAAAGAAAGAGCTGTTTTTGGCCATCTTCGAGCAGATGGCCCAGGCCGTCGACGGCCGTATCGAAGCGATGCTGCACCAAGCCGACGAGCGGGTCGACCGCCGGCGCATATTCGAACTGCACGTGCGGGCATACCTGGAGGCGATGTGGGAAAACCGGCGCGCAGCCAGAGTGCTGGTGTCCGACGACACACCGGCGGGGTTTGAGAGCGCGCGGCGCAAACGCATGACTGCAGCCTTCGGCAGTTGGATGTCTGTACTGGAGTTGGACGACTCGCTGGGTGCTCAGCTACTGCGCCGCGTTCTGGTGGCGACCATGGCGGAGTCGTCGCTGATGGCGGCCGAGTGCGAGCACCGCAGCGAGGTGACGGCGATTATCGAGGCGACGATCGAATGGATCGACCGGCTGATCGGGTGA
- a CDS encoding amidohydrolase family protein: protein MTVAAQHTTPVKLWANSADSHFIEPADLWRSRLPKRLAELVPRTQKDADGRWETIYVDGQVFRRRLPSVAQQEFMAATVAAAGARDVSKRLADLDQEGIWSELVFPSLGMWSSSFRTPEVLREAMRASNDWAKETLMDYSSRLIPTAQVSTLDIDDAVRELMRCAAMGFKAVFLPVAPHPAQPDYHHDEWEPLWAAAEESRMVVAVHIGTEPIDFARGGSIGVTYHGPGGAVLNYTETSFGGQRAVMKLVACGALDRHPNLKVLVSEGGATWVPFIADRMEEGYRQHAMVVRPKLSRSPREIIYSQVYASFQHDSSAVAAATAMGFDNMLWGSDYPHIEGTFGHTQQTLHQLFDRVDEKIRDRVLFGAFHELFPDAPLPPSTAETTNTDHG from the coding sequence ATGACCGTCGCAGCACAACACACGACACCGGTCAAGCTGTGGGCCAACTCGGCCGACTCGCATTTCATCGAGCCGGCTGACCTGTGGCGGTCGCGGCTGCCGAAGCGGCTGGCTGAGCTGGTACCTCGAACACAAAAAGACGCCGACGGCCGATGGGAGACCATCTACGTCGACGGCCAGGTTTTTCGTCGCCGGCTGCCCAGCGTCGCGCAGCAAGAGTTCATGGCGGCCACGGTCGCCGCTGCTGGCGCACGCGACGTCAGCAAGCGGTTGGCCGACCTCGACCAGGAAGGCATCTGGTCGGAGCTGGTGTTCCCGTCACTGGGCATGTGGTCGAGTTCGTTCCGGACGCCAGAGGTGCTGCGCGAAGCAATGCGGGCCTCCAACGACTGGGCCAAAGAGACGCTGATGGACTACTCGTCGCGGCTTATCCCCACCGCACAGGTCTCCACGCTCGACATCGACGACGCCGTCCGGGAACTGATGCGCTGCGCCGCAATGGGATTCAAGGCAGTGTTTCTACCCGTCGCTCCCCATCCCGCCCAGCCCGACTACCACCATGACGAGTGGGAACCGCTTTGGGCCGCCGCGGAAGAGTCGCGCATGGTCGTCGCCGTCCACATCGGCACCGAGCCGATCGACTTTGCCCGCGGCGGGTCGATCGGCGTCACATATCACGGGCCGGGCGGCGCGGTACTCAACTACACCGAGACATCATTCGGCGGTCAGCGAGCGGTGATGAAGCTCGTGGCTTGCGGTGCACTGGATCGTCACCCCAATCTCAAAGTGCTGGTGTCCGAGGGTGGTGCGACGTGGGTGCCGTTCATCGCCGACCGGATGGAGGAGGGCTATCGCCAGCACGCAATGGTGGTGCGGCCCAAGCTTTCTCGCAGTCCACGGGAGATCATCTACTCGCAGGTGTACGCGTCGTTTCAACATGACAGCTCGGCCGTCGCCGCAGCTACGGCGATGGGCTTCGACAATATGCTGTGGGGCAGCGACTATCCACATATCGAAGGCACCTTCGGCCACACCCAGCAGACGCTGCACCAGCTGTTCGACCGCGTCGACGAAAAGATTAGGGATCGCGTCCTTTTCGGCGCGTTCCATGAGTTGTTCCCCGATGCGCCGCTGCCTCCGTCGACCGCTGAAACGACCAACACCGACCACGGGTGA
- a CDS encoding LppA family lipoprotein — translation MSISGCGAADSGPHGNPGPQRVAELENGLRSKPSFETAKSEYTSAMSEMADKVAALVPGMKWTVDENSWDHCAGEYVWTRAVRVFERIVFDRRIPDEIWPKALQIVKDGAARFGATTVNVFVDQPGNKDLAISGSGAQFHFGTAVQTILTATSDCRMRETDTQTPTSTPSSQPHP, via the coding sequence ATGTCGATTTCCGGTTGTGGCGCCGCCGATTCCGGGCCGCACGGCAATCCCGGGCCGCAGCGGGTGGCCGAGCTGGAGAACGGACTACGGTCGAAACCATCGTTTGAGACCGCGAAATCCGAGTACACGTCGGCCATGAGCGAGATGGCAGACAAGGTCGCCGCCCTTGTGCCAGGAATGAAGTGGACGGTCGACGAGAATAGCTGGGACCACTGCGCCGGCGAGTACGTCTGGACCCGCGCTGTTCGGGTGTTCGAACGCATCGTTTTTGATCGCCGGATCCCTGACGAGATCTGGCCGAAGGCGCTGCAGATCGTCAAAGACGGCGCCGCCCGGTTCGGTGCCACGACTGTCAATGTTTTCGTCGACCAACCAGGCAATAAAGACCTCGCCATCTCTGGTTCTGGAGCCCAATTTCATTTCGGGACTGCGGTGCAGACGATCCTCACGGCTACATCGGACTGCCGTATGCGGGAGACCGACACTCAAACACCGACCTCGACGCCGAGCAGTCAGCCTCATCCGTAG
- a CDS encoding mammalian cell entry protein: MADDAVDPELSGSTTDGKPETAATDTSHVPPPYRAILPERWALAVGLTSVVVLAALVGWLGFRAYESHTAEVQRDLFLQAGRQGAVNLTTFDYQHVDADVQRILGSATGTFYDSFSHRSRSFIDTVKRSQSRSAGTVTEAGVEYQTRDEGRVLVAVTVKSVNSGSAQQEPQALRMRITVRKLGDGPKVSNVAFLS; encoded by the coding sequence GTGGCAGACGATGCAGTGGACCCGGAGTTGAGCGGGTCGACCACAGACGGCAAACCCGAAACTGCGGCAACAGACACAAGCCATGTCCCGCCCCCGTACCGGGCCATCTTGCCCGAGCGGTGGGCGTTGGCCGTCGGGCTGACAAGCGTGGTGGTATTGGCCGCCCTGGTGGGGTGGCTGGGTTTCCGCGCCTACGAGTCCCATACCGCGGAGGTGCAGCGCGACCTGTTCCTGCAGGCTGGTCGGCAGGGTGCGGTCAACCTCACCACGTTCGACTACCAGCATGTCGACGCCGACGTGCAACGGATTCTGGGTTCGGCGACGGGAACCTTCTACGACAGCTTCTCTCATCGATCGCGCTCGTTCATTGACACCGTCAAACGCTCGCAGTCAAGGTCGGCCGGTACCGTCACCGAGGCGGGAGTGGAATACCAGACCCGCGACGAGGGACGGGTGCTGGTGGCGGTTACCGTGAAGAGCGTAAACTCCGGCAGCGCGCAGCAAGAGCCCCAGGCCTTGCGGATGCGTATCACCGTGCGCAAACTGGGCGACGGGCCAAAGGTCTCCAACGTCGCATTCCTGTCATGA
- a CDS encoding glucose-6-phosphate dehydrogenase gives MAEGDGCPADLLVIFGITGDLARKMTFRALYRLERRKLLECPVLGVASDDITVDQLIDRARDAIKDSGESFDETVFKRLAKRLSYLSGDVTDDGLYSKLAEQLGSDRQVLYYLEMPPALFAPIVENLGKAGLLERSRVAVEKPFGNDLASARELNARLHAVLDEEQILRVDHFLGKQPVVELEYLRFANQALVELWDRQSVSEIHITMAENFGVEERGKFYDAVGTLRDVVQNHLLQVLALVAMEPPVGSSADDLNDKKAEVFRAMPTLNPANYVRGQYRGYTDVPGVAKDSRTETFVALRLEIDNWRWVGVPIYLRAGKALPYKVTEVRLFLHRTPALGFLPSPTRVAPNQIVLRIDPDPGMRLQLSARGGHSWREVHLDSSFAEDLGEPIRPYERLLHAGLVGDHQLFAREDSIEETWRIVQPLLDTPGEVHPYEPGSWGPEAAQSLLRGHHGWLEPWMPGDKQARR, from the coding sequence TTGGCCGAAGGTGACGGCTGTCCCGCCGATTTGTTGGTGATCTTCGGGATTACCGGCGATCTGGCCCGCAAGATGACGTTTCGGGCGCTGTACCGGCTTGAGCGCCGCAAGTTGCTGGAATGCCCCGTTCTGGGTGTGGCCAGCGATGACATTACCGTGGACCAGCTGATCGACCGTGCCCGCGACGCGATCAAGGACAGCGGCGAGAGCTTCGACGAGACGGTGTTCAAGCGGCTGGCTAAGCGGTTGTCCTACCTGTCCGGTGACGTCACCGACGATGGCCTGTATAGCAAGCTTGCCGAGCAGCTCGGGTCGGACCGCCAGGTCCTGTATTACCTGGAAATGCCACCGGCACTGTTCGCGCCGATCGTGGAGAACCTCGGCAAGGCCGGGTTGCTGGAGCGGTCGCGGGTTGCGGTGGAAAAACCTTTCGGCAACGATCTTGCGTCCGCGCGTGAACTCAACGCCCGGCTGCATGCGGTGCTCGACGAAGAGCAGATCCTGCGTGTGGACCACTTCTTGGGCAAGCAGCCTGTCGTCGAGCTCGAATATCTGCGGTTCGCCAATCAGGCGCTGGTTGAACTGTGGGATCGCCAAAGCGTTTCCGAAATCCACATCACTATGGCCGAGAACTTCGGCGTCGAGGAGCGGGGGAAATTCTACGACGCGGTGGGCACACTGCGCGACGTCGTCCAAAACCATCTGCTGCAGGTGCTGGCGCTGGTCGCCATGGAGCCTCCCGTTGGCTCTAGCGCCGACGATCTGAACGACAAAAAGGCCGAGGTCTTCCGGGCGATGCCCACGCTAAATCCGGCCAATTACGTCCGAGGGCAGTACCGCGGCTACACGGATGTCCCCGGCGTGGCGAAGGATTCGAGGACCGAGACATTCGTTGCGCTCCGGTTGGAGATCGACAACTGGCGCTGGGTGGGCGTCCCGATCTACCTACGTGCCGGCAAGGCGCTGCCGTACAAAGTCACCGAGGTCAGGCTGTTCTTGCACCGAACGCCTGCCCTGGGCTTCCTGCCCAGCCCGACTAGGGTGGCACCGAACCAGATTGTGCTGCGCATAGACCCGGATCCCGGAATGCGCCTGCAGTTGTCCGCCCGAGGCGGTCACTCCTGGCGGGAAGTACATTTGGACTCGTCGTTTGCTGAGGATCTCGGAGAACCGATCCGCCCCTACGAGCGGCTATTGCACGCCGGGCTGGTCGGCGATCACCAGCTGTTCGCCCGTGAAGACAGCATCGAAGAGACCTGGCGGATCGTGCAGCCACTGCTCGACACACCGGGTGAGGTCCATCCCTATGAGCCCGGTTCGTGGGGACCGGAGGCGGCGCAGTCGCTGCTGCGCGGCCACCACGGTTGGTTAGAGCCGTGGATGCCGGGGGACAAGCAGGCACGACGTTAA
- a CDS encoding adenylate/guanylate cyclase domain-containing protein, with protein sequence MPGMGDAPMIVVYILAGIAVIEAAALATVSVLLARSRREAEALQHRADTRSWLLSGGREAVKTVWQTANLVRKEGLGAVVRSSIEDLADWAEVERPDLARVTPDGRVVILFTDIEESTALNERIGDRAWVKLIAEHDKLVRKLVKNHGGHVVKSQGDGFMMAFSQAEQAVRCGIEIQRALENGGKLKRRNGFRVRIGIHMGRSVRRGDDLFGRNVAMAARVAGEAAGGEILVSEPVRDAISDCDGISVDEGRYAELKGFSGTHRLYAVKAAD encoded by the coding sequence ATTCCTGGCATGGGTGATGCCCCGATGATCGTGGTTTACATCCTGGCCGGCATTGCCGTGATCGAAGCCGCGGCCCTGGCCACGGTGTCGGTGCTGCTGGCGCGCAGTCGCCGAGAGGCCGAGGCGCTGCAGCACCGAGCCGACACCCGCAGCTGGCTGCTGTCCGGCGGCCGCGAAGCCGTCAAGACGGTGTGGCAGACGGCGAACCTGGTCCGCAAGGAGGGCTTGGGCGCCGTGGTGCGCAGCAGTATCGAAGACCTCGCCGACTGGGCCGAGGTAGAGCGGCCGGATCTCGCGCGGGTCACTCCCGACGGCCGGGTGGTGATTCTGTTCACTGATATCGAGGAGTCCACCGCTCTCAACGAACGCATCGGCGACCGCGCCTGGGTCAAGCTGATTGCCGAGCACGACAAGCTCGTCCGCAAGTTGGTCAAGAACCACGGTGGACATGTGGTCAAGAGTCAGGGCGACGGTTTCATGATGGCCTTTTCTCAAGCCGAACAAGCGGTGCGCTGCGGTATCGAGATCCAGCGTGCGTTGGAAAACGGTGGAAAGCTCAAGCGGCGAAATGGGTTTCGGGTTCGAATCGGCATCCACATGGGCCGGTCGGTGCGACGCGGTGACGACCTGTTCGGCCGCAACGTCGCGATGGCTGCACGAGTCGCCGGTGAGGCCGCCGGCGGCGAGATCCTGGTCAGCGAACCGGTGCGCGACGCCATCAGCGACTGCGACGGCATCAGCGTCGACGAGGGCCGCTACGCCGAGTTGAAGGGCTTCAGCGGCACCCACCGCCTGTACGCCGTGAAAGCCGCCGACTAG
- a CDS encoding guanylate cyclase, producing MPLDRALEETRTGDIWLFRGHSAPDRAIQTLSNSPVNHVAMTVAIDDLPPLVWHAELGDKLIDVWTGTNHRGVQLNDARQAVERWMHRYGQRCWLRQLTPYATGEQENRLLRVIARMDGTPFPSTARLTGRWFRGRIPTMYDWVRGIPVVDKKVRESTQRRKARRREVGLESAYCAETVALTYEEMGLLSTEKYYNWFDPGSFWSGDRLPLAAGYQLGAEIAVTAT from the coding sequence GTGCCTTTGGACCGAGCGCTGGAGGAGACCCGAACCGGCGACATCTGGCTGTTTCGCGGCCATTCGGCGCCGGATCGGGCGATCCAGACCCTGTCGAACAGCCCGGTCAACCATGTCGCGATGACCGTCGCGATCGATGATTTGCCGCCGCTGGTGTGGCACGCCGAGCTCGGCGACAAGCTCATCGATGTGTGGACCGGAACCAACCATCGCGGTGTGCAGCTCAACGACGCCCGCCAAGCGGTCGAACGGTGGATGCACCGATACGGCCAGCGGTGCTGGCTACGCCAGCTGACGCCGTATGCGACCGGCGAGCAGGAAAACCGGCTGCTGCGGGTTATCGCCCGCATGGACGGCACCCCGTTTCCCAGCACCGCCCGGCTCACCGGCCGGTGGTTCCGCGGTCGAATCCCCACCATGTACGACTGGGTACGGGGAATCCCGGTGGTGGACAAGAAGGTTCGCGAATCGACACAGCGACGAAAGGCGCGGCGCCGTGAAGTCGGCCTGGAAAGTGCCTACTGCGCCGAGACGGTCGCGCTCACGTACGAGGAAATGGGATTGCTGTCGACGGAGAAGTACTACAACTGGTTCGATCCCGGTTCGTTTTGGAGCGGTGACAGGCTTCCGTTGGCAGCGGGGTATCAGCTGGGCGCTGAAATCGCCGTCACTGCAACGTAA
- a CDS encoding alpha/beta fold hydrolase, protein MTEPAWINVQAPEVELKALTWGPTTGPIALCLHGFPDTAHGWRKFAPRLAEAGWRVVAPFMRGYAPSSIPSDGSYHIGALMDDALRVRSAAGGSARDVVIGHDWGAIAATGLAAMPDSPFAKAVIMSVPPAAAFRPLGRVPDVGRLVAKLPRQMARSWYILYFQLPWLPERSASWVVPRLWRQWSPNYDAEEDLRHVDAAIGTPESWRAALGPYRATIRNTRPPARYAGLHRYWTAPPLLPSLYLHGRDDGCATADFAHWAAKVLPDGSDVAVVEHAGHFLQLDQPEKAAESVLKFTGSAR, encoded by the coding sequence ATGACCGAACCAGCCTGGATCAACGTGCAGGCTCCCGAGGTCGAGCTGAAAGCCCTGACCTGGGGGCCGACCACCGGCCCGATCGCGTTGTGCCTGCATGGATTCCCGGACACCGCCCATGGATGGCGCAAGTTCGCGCCCCGACTGGCCGAGGCGGGCTGGCGGGTGGTTGCCCCCTTCATGCGGGGCTATGCCCCATCGTCGATTCCCTCGGACGGCAGTTATCACATCGGGGCGTTGATGGACGATGCGCTACGGGTGCGGTCAGCGGCTGGCGGTAGCGCGCGCGACGTGGTGATCGGCCATGACTGGGGCGCGATCGCGGCGACGGGTCTGGCCGCCATGCCGGACAGCCCGTTCGCCAAGGCAGTGATCATGTCGGTGCCGCCGGCGGCCGCGTTTCGTCCGCTCGGTCGAGTGCCCGACGTCGGTCGGCTGGTGGCGAAGCTGCCGCGTCAGATGGCCCGTAGCTGGTACATTCTTTACTTCCAATTACCTTGGCTGCCAGAGCGTTCGGCGTCGTGGGTGGTGCCGCGGTTGTGGCGGCAATGGTCTCCGAACTACGATGCCGAAGAGGATTTGCGCCACGTCGACGCCGCGATCGGCACCCCTGAGAGCTGGCGGGCCGCTTTGGGGCCGTACCGGGCCACGATCCGTAACACCCGCCCGCCCGCACGCTACGCCGGACTGCACCGGTACTGGACTGCTCCACCGCTGTTGCCCAGCCTGTACCTGCACGGCCGCGACGACGGTTGCGCCACAGCTGATTTTGCGCACTGGGCGGCAAAGGTGCTGCCCGACGGCAGCGACGTGGCGGTCGTCGAACACGCCGGCCACTTCTTGCAACTCGATCAACCGGAAAAGGCGGCCGAGTCGGTGCTGAAGTTCACCGGTTCGGCGCGCTAA
- a CDS encoding type II toxin-antitoxin system VapC family toxin encodes MTVRPGLLDTSVVVDWHDPPVVQALPDEMAISAITAAELAAGPQLADTPSEAAKRQQRLQEIESKFEPLPFDGAAVRSYGLVVAAMVRGGRKPRSRFADLLIAATAHANGLDLYTRNPDDFAGLDPLVRVVSI; translated from the coding sequence GTGACCGTGCGGCCGGGGTTACTCGACACGTCGGTGGTCGTCGACTGGCACGACCCACCCGTCGTCCAGGCGTTGCCTGATGAAATGGCGATCTCAGCGATCACCGCGGCTGAGCTGGCGGCAGGACCGCAGCTTGCTGACACCCCCAGCGAGGCGGCGAAACGGCAGCAGCGGCTGCAAGAAATCGAGTCGAAATTCGAGCCGCTCCCTTTCGACGGCGCGGCAGTGCGCAGCTATGGACTGGTAGTCGCCGCCATGGTCCGAGGAGGGCGAAAGCCGCGAAGCCGGTTCGCGGACCTGCTGATTGCTGCCACGGCACATGCCAACGGGCTGGATCTGTACACCAGAAACCCTGACGACTTCGCCGGACTTGACCCTCTGGTCCGGGTCGTATCAATCTGA
- a CDS encoding type II toxin-antitoxin system Phd/YefM family antitoxin, translated as MAHVIAQRELRNRNAQVIDSVAAGESFIITRNGEPVAELRPIRAGRRVFISRDEVAALAAANVRIDRHKFRADLDRVVDQKL; from the coding sequence ATGGCTCACGTTATCGCCCAGCGGGAGTTACGCAACCGGAACGCGCAGGTGATTGACTCCGTCGCCGCCGGGGAAAGCTTCATCATCACGCGCAACGGCGAGCCGGTGGCCGAGCTCCGGCCGATCCGCGCGGGACGTCGGGTCTTCATCTCTCGGGACGAGGTAGCCGCACTGGCAGCAGCCAACGTCCGGATCGACCGGCACAAGTTCCGCGCCGACCTCGACCGCGTGGTCGATCAGAAGCTGTGA
- a CDS encoding alpha/beta fold hydrolase: protein MSTVSSTPQTVTFSGAGGISLVADEWNRGSATSAAHPTVLMLHGGGQNRFSWKNTGQILADQGFHVVALDSRGHGDSDRAPGADYAVETLTADVMHVLDAIGRPVVVIGASMGGLTGILVAYRAGPDKVTRLVLVDVVPRFEKRGSARIRDFMFNHIHGFSSLEEAADAVAAYLPHRKRPRNPEGLKKNLRLRDGRWYWHWDPAFMTKPGDDPQLRTEKFEQAAAELKIPVLLIRGKLSDVVSREGVQHFLATVPNAEFVELSDAGHTAAGDDNDAFSDAVVAFVTR, encoded by the coding sequence GTGAGCACTGTGAGCAGCACACCTCAGACGGTCACGTTTTCCGGCGCCGGAGGGATCAGTCTGGTCGCCGACGAGTGGAATCGCGGCTCCGCCACATCGGCTGCTCACCCGACCGTCTTGATGCTGCATGGCGGCGGCCAGAATCGGTTCTCCTGGAAGAACACCGGCCAAATTCTGGCCGATCAGGGATTCCACGTGGTGGCGCTCGATAGCCGCGGCCATGGCGACAGCGACCGTGCCCCTGGCGCGGACTACGCCGTCGAGACCCTGACCGCCGACGTGATGCACGTCCTCGACGCAATCGGCCGGCCCGTGGTGGTGATCGGGGCCAGCATGGGCGGGCTGACCGGCATCCTCGTCGCGTACCGGGCCGGGCCGGACAAGGTGACCCGGCTAGTGCTGGTCGACGTGGTACCGCGGTTCGAAAAGCGCGGCAGCGCCCGTATCCGCGACTTCATGTTCAACCACATCCACGGATTCAGCTCACTCGAGGAAGCCGCTGATGCCGTCGCCGCTTATCTGCCCCACCGCAAAAGGCCGCGCAACCCTGAAGGCCTGAAGAAGAACCTGCGCTTGCGCGACGGGCGCTGGTACTGGCATTGGGACCCAGCGTTTATGACCAAGCCCGGCGACGACCCACAACTGCGCACCGAGAAGTTCGAGCAGGCCGCTGCCGAGCTGAAGATCCCGGTCCTGCTGATCCGCGGCAAGCTCTCAGACGTCGTCAGTCGCGAAGGGGTCCAGCACTTTCTCGCGACCGTGCCCAACGCGGAATTCGTCGAATTGTCCGATGCCGGCCATACCGCGGCGGGTGACGACAACGACGCATTCAGCGACGCCGTGGTGGCTTTCGTCACCCGATAG
- the gnd gene encoding phosphogluconate dehydrogenase (NAD(+)-dependent, decarboxylating), whose protein sequence is MQLGMIGLGRMGANIVRRVVKDGHECVVYDHNPDAVKAMAGEDNTIGVSSLAELAEKLNAPRVVWVMVPAGDITTGVIEELAKTLEAGDTVIDGGNSYYRDDIRHSKTLSERGIRLLDCGTSGGVWGRERGYCLMIGGDPDAVAQAEPIFASIAPGVEAAPRTPGRDGEVAQSEKGYLHCGPSGAGHFVKMVHNGIEYGMMASLAEGLNILRNADIGTRIQKGEGDAETAPLANPDFYKYNFDIPEVAEVWRRGSVIGSWLLDLTAIALQESPDLSEFAGRVSDSGEGRWTSIAAIDEGVPAPVLTSALYSRFASRRLDEFADKALSALRKQFGGHEEKPGD, encoded by the coding sequence ATGCAGCTGGGCATGATCGGCCTGGGCCGGATGGGCGCCAACATCGTGCGCCGCGTGGTCAAGGACGGGCACGAATGCGTGGTGTACGACCACAACCCCGACGCGGTCAAGGCAATGGCCGGCGAAGACAACACCATCGGCGTGTCGTCGCTGGCAGAACTCGCGGAGAAGCTCAACGCGCCGCGAGTGGTCTGGGTGATGGTGCCCGCCGGCGACATCACGACCGGGGTAATCGAGGAACTGGCCAAGACCCTGGAGGCCGGTGACACGGTGATCGACGGCGGCAACTCCTACTACCGCGACGACATCCGTCACTCGAAGACCTTGTCCGAGCGCGGAATTCGCCTGCTGGACTGCGGCACCAGCGGCGGTGTGTGGGGCCGCGAGCGCGGCTACTGCCTGATGATCGGCGGCGACCCGGATGCGGTGGCCCAAGCCGAGCCGATCTTCGCCAGCATCGCACCCGGGGTGGAGGCAGCCCCGCGCACGCCGGGCCGAGACGGCGAAGTCGCTCAATCGGAGAAGGGCTATCTACATTGCGGACCGTCGGGAGCCGGGCACTTCGTCAAGATGGTGCACAACGGCATCGAGTACGGGATGATGGCCTCTCTTGCCGAGGGGCTGAACATTTTGCGCAACGCCGACATCGGCACCCGCATCCAGAAGGGCGAGGGCGACGCGGAAACAGCGCCGCTGGCCAATCCTGACTTCTACAAATACAACTTCGACATCCCCGAGGTCGCCGAAGTGTGGCGGCGGGGCAGTGTGATCGGCTCGTGGCTACTGGACCTGACCGCGATTGCGCTGCAGGAGTCGCCTGATCTCAGCGAGTTCGCCGGGCGCGTCTCCGACTCCGGCGAGGGACGGTGGACCTCCATCGCGGCTATCGACGAGGGAGTACCCGCGCCGGTGCTGACGTCGGCGCTGTATTCCCGCTTCGCGTCGCGACGCCTCGATGAGTTCGCCGACAAGGCGTTGTCGGCTCTGCGTAAGCAGTTCGGCGGCCACGAGGAGAAACCCGGGGATTAG